The following coding sequences lie in one Enterococcus sp. 9E7_DIV0242 genomic window:
- the fabG gene encoding 3-oxoacyl-[acyl-carrier-protein] reductase, producing MDLKGKNVFVTGSSRGIGKAIAHTFAQEGANIVLNGRGEIPEELINEIKSNGVSCVGISGDISDYEAAGKMIEQAVEQLGSVDILINNAGITNDKLLLRMSGEDFSKCIDINLTGTFNMTQHAVKRMMKQRSGRIINMTSVVGLMGNVGQANYSASKAGVVGFTKSVAREVAARGITCNAIAPGFIETEMTAILSDEIKKKMNEQIPLKKYGQTEDVAKAAVFLAESPYITGQVLNVDGGLVMQG from the coding sequence ATGGATTTAAAAGGAAAGAACGTATTTGTTACAGGCAGTAGCCGAGGAATTGGCAAAGCGATCGCACATACCTTTGCTCAAGAAGGTGCAAATATTGTTTTAAATGGCCGTGGTGAAATACCCGAAGAGCTGATTAATGAAATAAAGAGTAATGGAGTTTCTTGTGTTGGTATTTCGGGGGATATCTCAGATTATGAAGCAGCTGGAAAGATGATTGAACAGGCTGTGGAGCAGTTGGGCAGTGTTGATATCTTGATTAATAATGCTGGGATCACGAATGACAAGCTTTTGTTGAGAATGTCAGGAGAAGATTTTTCAAAATGTATCGATATCAACCTGACTGGAACGTTCAATATGACGCAACATGCAGTAAAACGCATGATGAAACAACGTAGCGGACGTATCATTAACATGACCAGTGTAGTTGGTTTGATGGGAAATGTGGGTCAGGCGAATTACTCAGCAAGTAAAGCGGGCGTTGTCGGTTTTACAAAATCAGTAGCTAGAGAAGTTGCTGCAAGAGGGATTACTTGTAATGCGATTGCTCCTGGGTTTATTGAAACAGAAATGACAGCGATCCTTTCTGATGAAATCAAGAAAAAAATGAATGAACAAATTCCATTGAAAAAATATGGACAGACAGAGGATGTTGCTAAAGCAGCAGTATTTTTAGCTGAAAGTCCATACATTACTGGACAAGTGCTAAATGTTGATGGCGGCTTAGTTATGCAAGGATAA
- the fabF gene encoding beta-ketoacyl-ACP synthase II, which yields MNRVVITGYGVTSPIGNDAQTFLESLKEGKNGIGPITKFDATETGVALAAEVKEFPFDKYFVKKDAKRMDLFSLYGIYAAIEAMEMSGLDKEKIDVNRFGVMVGSGIGGLQTIQDQVIRMHDKGPQRVSPLFIPMSIANMAAGNIALRIGAKGICTSIVTACASATNSIGEAFRNIKHGYSDVIMAGGTEASITEIGISGFSSLTALSHATDENRASIPFDKDRNGFVMGEGAGVFVLESLEHAQERGATILGEIVGYGSNCDAYHMTSPTPDGSGAAKAMKLAIEEAGITAEQVGYINAHGTSTPTNDSAESKAIELAMGEAAKEIRVSSTKSMTGHLLGAAGGIEGIATLNALQHQFIPPTINLQNMDEEVTVNVVANTSQPHSFDYALSNSLGFGGHNAVICLKRWED from the coding sequence ATGAATCGAGTAGTAATCACAGGTTATGGTGTAACATCTCCGATTGGAAATGATGCGCAAACCTTTTTGGAAAGTCTAAAAGAAGGAAAGAATGGGATTGGGCCAATCACAAAGTTTGATGCAACAGAAACGGGTGTGGCATTGGCAGCAGAAGTTAAGGAATTTCCTTTTGATAAATATTTTGTAAAAAAAGATGCGAAACGGATGGATCTGTTTTCACTGTATGGTATTTATGCTGCAATCGAAGCAATGGAAATGAGTGGTCTGGATAAAGAAAAAATCGATGTGAACCGTTTTGGTGTCATGGTAGGTTCTGGTATTGGTGGACTTCAAACGATTCAAGATCAGGTTATCCGTATGCACGATAAAGGACCTCAAAGAGTGAGTCCTCTGTTTATTCCAATGTCTATTGCGAATATGGCTGCAGGAAATATTGCTTTACGTATCGGAGCTAAAGGAATTTGTACATCAATTGTTACGGCATGCGCTAGTGCAACAAACTCCATTGGTGAGGCATTTCGTAACATCAAACATGGCTACTCTGATGTGATCATGGCTGGAGGTACAGAGGCATCAATTACCGAAATCGGAATTTCTGGTTTTTCTTCTTTGACAGCACTTTCTCATGCAACTGATGAAAATAGAGCATCGATTCCTTTTGACAAAGATCGTAATGGATTTGTGATGGGAGAAGGAGCGGGTGTATTTGTCCTTGAGTCTTTAGAACATGCACAAGAACGTGGTGCGACTATCTTGGGCGAAATCGTGGGCTATGGTTCGAACTGTGATGCATATCATATGACCTCTCCAACACCAGACGGCAGTGGAGCAGCGAAAGCGATGAAGCTGGCAATAGAAGAAGCGGGAATTACAGCTGAACAGGTAGGGTACATTAATGCTCATGGTACGAGTACACCAACAAATGACAGTGCAGAATCCAAAGCAATTGAGTTGGCTATGGGTGAGGCTGCCAAGGAAATCCGTGTCAGCAGTACAAAGAGTATGACTGGACATTTATTGGGTGCAGCTGGTGGAATCGAGGGGATTGCTACGTTGAATGCTTTACAACATCAATTTATTCCACCAACAATCAATTTACAAAATATGGATGAAGAGGTGACCGTCAATGTTGTAGCTAACACAAGTCAGCCACATTCATTTGACTACGCTTTAAGCAATTCATTAGGTTTCGGCGGACATAATGCAGTTATCTGTCTGAAACGTTGGGAGGATTAG
- the accB gene encoding acetyl-CoA carboxylase biotin carboxyl carrier protein has product MDINEVKELLEKFDHSSLTEFDLREGSFELYMNKNNVSQRTVQAQSETEKVSEKAVIVEAEPVISARPAEAPRQAATEGEEITSPLVGVVYLQPAPDKSMFKSVGDKVKKGEVVCIVEAMKLMNEITSTVDGTITEILVENEAIVEYNQPLFRVAKGE; this is encoded by the coding sequence ATGGATATCAATGAAGTAAAGGAACTTTTAGAAAAATTTGATCACTCTAGTTTGACTGAGTTTGATTTAAGAGAAGGTTCATTTGAACTTTATATGAATAAAAATAATGTCTCTCAGCGAACTGTTCAAGCACAGTCAGAAACAGAAAAAGTGTCAGAAAAAGCGGTGATTGTGGAAGCTGAACCAGTTATTTCAGCCAGACCTGCAGAAGCGCCACGTCAGGCAGCAACTGAGGGAGAAGAAATTACTTCACCACTTGTTGGTGTTGTCTATTTACAACCGGCACCGGACAAATCAATGTTCAAGTCTGTAGGAGATAAAGTGAAGAAAGGCGAAGTCGTTTGTATTGTTGAAGCGATGAAGTTAATGAATGAAATCACCTCTACAGTTGATGGAACGATTACAGAGATTTTAGTTGAAAATGAAGCCATAGTGGAATATAATCAACCATTATTCCGTGTGGCTAAAGGAGAATAA
- the fabZ gene encoding 3-hydroxyacyl-ACP dehydratase FabZ produces MNVQEIMEIIPHRYPFLLLDRVEEIIVGEKVIAKKNVTINEPFFQGHFPGEPVMPGVLIIEALAQAGAVALLSMPNFKGKTAYFGAMDKVRFRQKVVPGDTLTLEVEILKVKSVAGTGKGIAKVNGKKVAEAEITFMIG; encoded by the coding sequence ATGAATGTTCAAGAAATCATGGAAATCATCCCACATAGGTATCCATTCCTACTTCTAGACAGAGTGGAAGAAATAATCGTAGGCGAAAAAGTTATTGCAAAGAAAAACGTAACAATAAATGAGCCGTTCTTTCAAGGACATTTTCCAGGAGAGCCTGTAATGCCGGGAGTACTGATTATCGAGGCTTTAGCTCAGGCAGGGGCAGTTGCGTTGCTTTCCATGCCGAATTTTAAAGGGAAAACAGCCTATTTTGGTGCTATGGATAAAGTGCGTTTCAGACAGAAGGTCGTTCCCGGAGATACGCTGACTTTAGAAGTGGAAATTCTAAAGGTAAAATCAGTTGCCGGAACAGGCAAGGGGATTGCAAAAGTAAACGGTAAGAAAGTTGCAGAAGCAGAAATAACTTTTATGATTGGATAG
- a CDS encoding acetyl-CoA carboxylase biotin carboxylase subunit, with translation MFSKILIANRGEIAVRIIRACRELGIRTVAVYSEADREAMHAQLADEAICIGPAKATESYLNVQRVLSAAIVTNAEAIHPGFGFLSENSQFASMCEECNLTFIGPKSETIDAMGNKINARKLMIEAKVPVIPGSEGVLATVEEALAVAEKIGYPVMLKAAAGGGGKGIRKVMSKDELPAQFDSAQQEAKAAFNNGDMYIEKIIYPARHIEVQILGDHFGHVIHLGERDCSLQRNNQKVMEESPSVVISDEKRALLGETAVRAAKAVGYQNAGTIEFLMDTSGDFYFMEMNTRIQVEHPVTEMVTGIDLVKAQIRIAAGEELKIKQKDVTISGHAIECRINAENPAFNFAPAPGTIENLLLPSGGMGLRVDSAMYNGYKIPPYYDSMIAKVIVHGENRFDAFMKMQRALSEIVTDGLMTNAEFQLDLITHESVLAGDYDTSFLQETFLPTWEPESD, from the coding sequence ATGTTCTCAAAAATTTTAATTGCCAACCGCGGTGAAATTGCCGTACGTATTATTAGAGCGTGTAGAGAGTTAGGCATTCGTACGGTTGCTGTTTATTCAGAGGCAGATCGTGAAGCCATGCATGCACAACTGGCAGATGAAGCAATCTGTATCGGACCGGCGAAAGCAACAGAATCCTATTTGAATGTGCAACGTGTATTGAGTGCAGCTATCGTGACTAATGCAGAGGCGATTCATCCAGGTTTTGGGTTCTTATCAGAAAACAGCCAGTTTGCTTCTATGTGTGAAGAGTGTAACCTGACATTTATCGGACCAAAATCAGAAACGATCGATGCAATGGGGAATAAAATCAATGCACGGAAGTTAATGATTGAAGCAAAGGTTCCTGTTATTCCAGGAAGTGAGGGTGTCCTTGCTACAGTTGAGGAAGCACTGGCCGTGGCAGAAAAAATCGGCTATCCAGTTATGTTGAAAGCAGCAGCTGGTGGTGGAGGTAAAGGGATTCGTAAAGTTATGAGTAAAGACGAATTACCTGCGCAATTTGATTCTGCCCAACAGGAAGCAAAAGCAGCATTCAATAATGGAGATATGTATATAGAGAAAATCATTTACCCAGCTCGCCATATTGAAGTACAAATATTGGGTGATCATTTTGGTCATGTGATTCATCTGGGAGAACGTGACTGCTCATTACAGAGAAATAATCAGAAAGTGATGGAAGAATCCCCTTCAGTAGTTATTTCAGATGAAAAACGCGCATTACTTGGAGAAACTGCTGTTCGAGCAGCCAAAGCTGTTGGCTATCAAAATGCGGGTACAATTGAGTTTTTAATGGATACTTCCGGAGACTTTTACTTTATGGAAATGAATACACGAATTCAAGTTGAGCATCCGGTAACTGAGATGGTTACAGGGATCGATTTAGTAAAGGCACAGATCAGGATTGCAGCTGGTGAAGAGTTGAAGATCAAGCAAAAAGATGTAACAATCTCGGGTCATGCTATTGAGTGTCGGATCAATGCTGAAAATCCCGCCTTCAATTTTGCACCGGCACCGGGAACGATTGAAAATCTTTTACTGCCAAGTGGTGGTATGGGGTTACGGGTCGATAGTGCCATGTATAATGGCTATAAAATCCCTCCGTACTATGATTCAATGATTGCAAAGGTTATTGTTCATGGTGAGAATAGATTTGATGCGTTTATGAAAATGCAGCGAGCATTAAGCGAAATTGTTACAGATGGGTTAATGACGAACGCAGAATTTCAACTGGATTTAATCACTCATGAGAGTGTACTTGCTGGAGACTATGATACAAGCTTCTTACAGGAGACATTCTTGCCAACCTGGGAACCTGAATCTGACTAA